Genomic segment of Primulina tabacum isolate GXHZ01 chromosome 11, ASM2559414v2, whole genome shotgun sequence:
CTCTTGGAATTAGTTGAGAAAAATactgttttattattaattattgcaTTTAATATGTAACAGAGAAATTTATTGCATTTTTTGTCACCGTCGTTGAAAACTGAGACTGAAACAAgccaaaaaatttattgataCTTTCATATTCTTGATGGATTCTAGTTCAAATATCGAAGTCAAGCCTAAGATTGGTATGGAATTTGATAGTCTAGACGAGTCTTGGAAGTTTCGGGTTGAATATGGTGGGAAAACTGGATTTGGAGTTAGGAAGCATTATTTTAACAAGAACAAGAACAACTGATTTATAACTTCGTATAAATATGTTTGTTGCAAGGAAGGTGTTCGTAAAAAAGACAAAAGAAATTCATCGACACTTAATTCTCGGCTTGAGACTCGAACAAATTGTAAAGTAAGAATGGACGTCACATTTGTGGATAGTAAATATAATGAGTTTATCGAAGAGTATAATCACTCACTCCATCTTCAAAAAACAGTTCATATGTTGTCTTCCCAACGTAAAATTACAGAAGTTCAAGCCTATGAGATTGATTTGGCAGAGGATGTTGGGcttaagaaaaaatcaaattttcagtTGATGAGTAAGCATGCAGGGGGAATAGATGGTCTTGGTTATACAATGTTGGATGCTAAAAATTATATTCGATCTAAAAGACAAAGAAGTATGGTATATGGGGAAGTTGGTTGTCTGATGCGATATTTTCAACAACAATTATCTAAAAATCCATCATTTTACCATGctaatcagatggatgtggAAGAACAGATAACTAATGTTTTTTGGGCTGATGCGAGAATGCTAATCGACTATGAGTATTTTGGTGATGTTGTGTCAGTAGATACCACGTATTGTACAAATCGTGCATACCGACCACTTGCTATCTTCTCAGGTTTCAATCAACATAGAGGAGCGGTGATTTTTGGTGCAGCACTTTTGTATGATGAGACTGCATCATCATTTAAATGGTTGTTTGAAACTTTTTTAGAGGCACACAAGCAAAAAAAACCTCTCACTATCTTCATTGATCAGGATCAAGCTATAGCAAAGGCCTTACTGGAGGTGATGCCTGAGGTATTTCATGGATTTTGCACATGgcatttgatgcaaaatggCATCAAACACTTGGGAAACTTGATGAAAGATGGTTCTCATTTCTTAACTGATTTTAAGATATGCATGTATGGCATTGATGATGAGACCCGATTCGAGGAGGCTTGGAGTATTCTACTAGAACAATATAATATTCAAGAAAACACCTGGCTGCAATCCACTTACAATATAAAGTAGAAATGGGCAGCTTGTTACATGAACAAGGCTTTCACACTTGGTATGAGGAGCACACAACTCAGTGAAAGtgtcaattctgatatcaagaGTTGTATGAAACCCGACTTAGATATAATGCAATTTTTTAAGCACTTCGAACGGGTCTTGGAGGAAAAACGGTACAATGAGCTAAGATGTGAATTTGAGACACGCCAAAAATTACCGAGATTAAAGCTAGAGAGTTCTCCTATGTAGCGTCAACTTTCTGAAATTTATACTCTCACTATCTTTCATCTATTTCAAGTGGAGTGTGTTTTGTTCGCAGCTGcttacataaaatataaaaatgaaacTCAACCATTATTTGAATATGTTGTCGGGCGAATTGATAAAGAAGGAAAATGGAGGGTAACATTTAATCCTAGCACAAAGATGATTTCATGTAGTTGCCGAAAATTTGAGATGACTGGATTACTGTGTTGTCATGCTGTGAAAATATATGATGTGCAGGACGTAAAAAAACTGCCAGAGCAATATATCTTGAATAGATGGACGAGAAAAGCTAGGAGTGGAGTGGTACACGATTGTATGGGCAATGAAGTCGAAGAAGATCCTAAACGAGAAAGTACAGAACGGTATAGAAAACTTTGTATGATGCTCGTAAGACTGGCAACCGAAGCCTTTGTCCACCCATCAACTTTCTCTTTTGTGCATAATTCGGTGTGTGATCTAATCAAGCAAGTCATGGAAATGCGTTTGACTGAAGTGAGCCAAGACAACAATGGTGGTGTCAGGACATCATCGATAGGACCTTCTATGATACAAGCAAAAggattcaagaaaaaaaatagtGTGAAAAAGTCAAGAAAGTTGAAGAGTTGGGTAGAACTTCAAGCAAAACGAAGAAAAACAAATTTGAGAGTCGAGGTAAATTTACTACTGTTAATACTTTTTTGAAATAATGCTCTTGAgtagttttttatttaaaaaatagccGATTAATATTGTTAGTTGAAATAAAGTCTCAAAACGtatgaattatttatttttgatggAAATATGGTGTTGAATTTCAGTTTTTGATATTGCATGATGGAAAtgttctaaattttaatttaagcattaacatgctaatagttttatattgttaaaaattttgttcattgaaaaataaaattaataatactcATCAAATTCGAAAAAAATAATACGATTTTTCACatgtaaaaatttaatatagtaatttttaatgaaaaaattattaatttaacataaaataataaaaatgtttatattgTTTCATATAAAATTGTTGGCTAATATTTGTGGAAGAGGGAAAAATGAGGAAAATAGagggaaaacaaaagaaaaaaaaaagagggaataaaaatagaaaaaaaaattaaaaaaatataaaataaaagggCACAGCATCACCTACAGTGGTACCACCATTGTAGGTGATCCGGATCCAAATTTGACACGGTTTGACAAAATGCATCCTTTATCATTAAAAAATGTGCCACATCACACTTACCATTTCTCCAACATGAAAACTTGAATTTAATCATGTCTTCACGCTATTAATGCGGCATCTCATATATCCTCATTTATGTATAGATTCTAACTGAAGTTGAACATAAGTTCAGTTTGTCAATGATAACAGCCTTTGTGAGCATATCGACGTGTTTCTTACTT
This window contains:
- the LOC142519858 gene encoding protein FAR1-RELATED SEQUENCE 5-like, which gives rise to MDVTFVDSKYNEFIEEYNHSLHLQKTVHMLSSQRKITEVQAYEIDLAEDVGLKKKSNFQLMSKHAGGIDGLGYTMLDAKNYIRSKRQRSMVYGEVGCLMRYFQQQLSKNPSFYHANQMDVEEQITNVFWADARMLIDYEYFGDVVSVDTTYCTNRAYRPLAIFSGFNQHRGAVIFGAALLYDETASSFKWLFETFLEAHKQKKPLTIFIDQDQAIAKALLEVMPEVFHGFCTWHLMQNGIKHLGNLMKDGSHFLTDFKICMYGIDDETRFEEAWSILLEQYNIQENTWLQSTYNIK